The following proteins come from a genomic window of Paucimonas lemoignei:
- the pyrG gene encoding CTP synthase has translation MTRYIFVTGGVVSSLGKGIASASLAAILEARGLKVTMLKLDPYINVDPGTMSPFQHGEVFVTHDGAETDLDLGHYERFIRTTMTQNNNFTTGRVYEHVLRKERRGDYLGATIQVIPHITDEIKRRIIKGAGDADVALVEIGGTVGDIESQPFLEAIRQLRFEVGAKRAMLMHLTLVPYIATAGETKTKPTQHSVKELRSIGLQPDVLVCRSDHPIDLSSRRKIAQFTNVEERAVIALEDADTIYKIPGILHSQGLDDFVVERFGLQCNSADLSEWESVVDAKLNPEHEVTIAMVGKYMELLDAYKSLIEAMSHAGITNRTKVNLRYIDSEDIENQGTALLEGVDAILVPGGFGLRGVEGKITAVQFARENKVPYLGICLGMQVAVIEYARNVLGWKDANSTEFDRNGAHSVVGLITEWEDATGAVETRTESSDLGGTMRLGAQDCQLEPGSLVHDCYAKDVIVERHRHRYEVNNNLLPQLLEAGLKVSGRSSDGALVEVVEAPDHPWFVACQFHPEFTSTPRDGHPLFSGFVKAALAQHQKKA, from the coding sequence ATGACGCGCTACATCTTCGTCACGGGCGGTGTTGTTTCTTCATTGGGGAAAGGCATTGCCTCGGCTTCATTGGCGGCCATCCTGGAGGCGCGGGGACTTAAGGTCACCATGCTCAAGCTTGACCCCTATATCAACGTTGACCCGGGTACCATGAGCCCGTTCCAGCACGGTGAAGTGTTCGTCACTCATGACGGCGCCGAAACCGACCTGGACCTTGGCCACTACGAGCGGTTCATCCGCACGACCATGACCCAGAACAACAACTTCACCACGGGCCGTGTTTACGAACACGTCCTGCGCAAAGAGCGCCGTGGTGATTACCTGGGCGCGACCATTCAGGTCATTCCGCACATCACCGACGAAATCAAGCGCCGCATCATCAAGGGTGCAGGCGATGCGGACGTCGCGCTGGTAGAAATCGGCGGTACGGTCGGTGACATCGAGTCGCAACCGTTCCTCGAAGCCATCCGCCAGCTGCGTTTCGAAGTCGGTGCCAAGCGCGCCATGCTGATGCACCTGACCCTGGTTCCGTACATCGCAACCGCGGGTGAAACCAAGACCAAGCCTACTCAGCACTCGGTCAAGGAATTGCGCTCCATTGGTCTGCAGCCTGACGTGCTGGTCTGCCGCTCTGATCACCCGATCGACCTGTCGTCGCGTCGCAAGATCGCGCAGTTCACCAACGTTGAAGAGCGTGCGGTTATCGCTCTGGAAGACGCCGACACCATCTACAAGATCCCGGGCATCCTGCATTCTCAGGGCCTGGATGATTTCGTCGTCGAACGTTTTGGCCTGCAATGCAACAGCGCCGACCTGTCGGAATGGGAATCCGTGGTTGACGCCAAGCTCAACCCTGAGCACGAAGTCACCATCGCCATGGTCGGCAAATACATGGAGCTGCTGGATGCGTACAAGTCGCTGATCGAAGCGATGAGTCACGCCGGCATCACCAACCGCACCAAGGTCAATCTGCGTTATATCGATTCCGAAGACATCGAGAACCAGGGCACTGCGCTGCTCGAAGGCGTTGATGCGATTCTGGTGCCTGGCGGCTTTGGTCTGCGTGGCGTTGAAGGCAAGATCACTGCCGTTCAGTTCGCTCGCGAGAACAAGGTGCCGTATCTGGGTATCTGCCTGGGCATGCAGGTTGCGGTCATCGAATACGCGCGTAACGTGTTGGGCTGGAAAGACGCCAACTCCACCGAGTTCGATCGTAACGGCGCGCACTCTGTGGTCGGTCTGATCACCGAGTGGGAAGATGCCACCGGCGCAGTTGAAACCCGTACCGAAAGCTCCGACCTGGGCGGCACCATGCGTCTCGGTGCTCAGGATTGCCAGCTGGAGCCGGGCTCTCTGGTCCACGACTGCTACGCCAAAGACGTCATCGTCGAGCGTCACCGTCACCGCTACGAAGTGAACAACAATCTGCTGCCGCAATTGCTTGAAGCGGGCCTGAAAGTGTCGGGTCGCTCCAGTGATGGCGCGCTGGTTGAAGTGGTTGAAGCACCGGATCACCCATGGTTCGTCGCTTGCCAGTTCCACCCTGAGTTCACGTCCACGCCTCGCGATGGTCATCCGTTGTTCAGCGGCTTCGTCAAGGCGGCGCTGGCTCAACATCAGAAGAAAGCTTGA
- the kdsA gene encoding 3-deoxy-8-phosphooctulonate synthase yields MAQKTIRVGSIEIANDKPMVLFGGMNVLESRDMAMQVCEEYVRVTEKLGIPYVFKASFDKANRSSMHSYRGPGLEEGMRIFEEIKKTFNVPLITDVHEPEQAKVVAEVCDIIQLPAFLSRQTDLVVAMARTGAVINIKKAQFLAPQEMKHILNKCEEAGNDQLILCERGTSFGYNNLVVDMLGFGIMKQFEYPVFFDVTHALQMPGGRSDSAGGRRAQVLELAKAGISQNLAGLFLEAHPDPDNAKCDGPCALRLDKLEPFLAQLKALDDLVKAFPTVETA; encoded by the coding sequence ATGGCTCAGAAAACAATCCGTGTAGGTTCGATCGAGATCGCCAACGACAAGCCAATGGTCTTGTTCGGTGGCATGAACGTGCTTGAATCCCGGGACATGGCCATGCAGGTCTGCGAAGAATACGTGCGGGTTACCGAAAAGCTCGGTATCCCTTACGTGTTCAAGGCCAGCTTCGACAAAGCCAACCGCTCCTCCATGCACTCCTACCGTGGCCCCGGGCTGGAAGAGGGCATGCGCATCTTTGAAGAGATCAAAAAGACCTTCAATGTGCCGCTGATTACCGATGTGCATGAACCGGAGCAAGCCAAGGTCGTGGCTGAAGTCTGCGACATCATCCAGCTGCCGGCCTTTCTGTCGCGTCAGACGGATCTGGTGGTTGCCATGGCGCGCACTGGTGCCGTGATCAACATCAAGAAAGCCCAGTTTCTCGCCCCTCAGGAAATGAAACACATCCTGAACAAGTGCGAAGAAGCCGGTAACGATCAGTTGATCCTCTGCGAGCGTGGCACCAGTTTTGGCTACAACAACCTCGTCGTGGACATGCTGGGCTTCGGCATCATGAAGCAGTTCGAATACCCGGTGTTCTTCGACGTGACCCACGCCCTGCAAATGCCAGGTGGTCGTTCGGATTCCGCCGGTGGCCGTCGCGCCCAGGTATTGGAACTGGCCAAGGCCGGGATCAGTCAGAACCTTGCCGGACTGTTCCTTGAAGCTCACCCGGATCCGGACAACGCCAAATGCGACGGCCCTTGTGCCTTGCGTCTGGACAAGCTGGAGCCGTTCCTGGCTCAGCTAAAAGCTCTGGATGATCTGGTGAAGGCTTTTCCGACAGTTGAAACCGCGTAA
- the eno-1 gene encoding enolase, giving the protein MAKIVDIKGREVLDSRGNPTVEADVLLDNGIIGSACAPSGASTGSREALELRDGDKSRYLGKGVLKAVANINGPIRDLLLGKDPVDQKALDHAMIALDATENKASLGANAILAVSLAAAKAAAQDQDLPLYAHIANLNGTPGVYSMPVPMMNIINGGEHADNNIDIQEFMIQPVGAKSFSEGLRWGTEIFHHLKAVLKARGLNTAVGDEGGFAPDLASNDDALSAIAEAVANAGYKLGTDVTLALDCAASEFYKNGKYILGEEGEYDSAGFADYLADLVSKHPIISIEDGLDESDWAGWKILTDKIGDKVQLVGDDLFVTNTKILKEGIDKKIANSILIKFNQIGTLTETLEAIQMAKAAGYTAVISHRSGETEDSTIADLAVGTAAGQIKTGSASRSDRIAKYNQLLRIEEQLGAKAVYNGRSEFRG; this is encoded by the coding sequence ATGGCAAAAATCGTCGACATCAAAGGTCGTGAAGTTCTCGACTCCCGTGGCAATCCCACCGTGGAAGCAGATGTGCTCCTCGACAACGGCATCATCGGTAGCGCTTGCGCACCGTCCGGTGCTTCAACCGGTTCGCGCGAGGCGCTCGAGCTGCGTGATGGCGACAAGAGCCGTTACCTGGGCAAAGGTGTTCTGAAAGCCGTCGCCAACATCAATGGCCCGATCCGCGACCTGCTGTTGGGCAAGGATCCAGTGGATCAGAAGGCGCTCGACCACGCGATGATCGCGCTGGATGCCACTGAAAACAAAGCCAGCCTGGGTGCCAACGCTATCCTCGCAGTGTCCCTGGCTGCCGCCAAGGCCGCCGCTCAGGATCAGGACCTGCCGCTGTACGCGCACATCGCCAACCTGAACGGCACACCGGGTGTTTACTCGATGCCGGTACCGATGATGAACATCATCAACGGTGGCGAGCATGCCGATAACAACATCGACATCCAGGAATTCATGATTCAGCCCGTCGGCGCCAAGTCCTTTTCCGAAGGCCTGCGCTGGGGCACTGAAATTTTCCACCACCTCAAGGCTGTTCTGAAGGCTCGTGGCCTGAACACCGCAGTGGGTGATGAAGGTGGTTTCGCACCAGACCTGGCTTCCAACGACGACGCCCTGAGCGCCATCGCCGAAGCGGTTGCCAACGCCGGTTACAAATTGGGTACCGACGTGACCCTGGCACTGGACTGCGCGGCCAGCGAGTTCTACAAAAACGGCAAATACATTCTGGGTGAAGAAGGCGAGTACGACTCCGCCGGTTTCGCTGACTACCTGGCTGATCTGGTCAGCAAGCACCCGATCATCTCGATTGAAGATGGCCTGGATGAGTCTGACTGGGCTGGGTGGAAGATCCTCACCGACAAGATCGGCGACAAGGTCCAACTGGTCGGCGACGACCTGTTCGTGACCAATACCAAGATCCTGAAAGAAGGCATCGATAAAAAGATCGCCAACTCGATCCTGATCAAGTTCAACCAGATCGGCACCCTGACCGAAACCCTGGAAGCCATCCAGATGGCCAAGGCTGCCGGTTACACGGCTGTTATCTCGCACCGCTCCGGCGAAACCGAAGATTCGACCATCGCCGATCTGGCAGTGGGCACCGCAGCCGGTCAGATCAAGACCGGTTCGGCCAGCCGTTCAGACCGTATCGCCAAGTACAACCAGCTGCTGCGTATCGAAGAGCAATTGGGTGCCAAGGCTGTCTACAACGGTCGCAGCGAGTTCCGCGGCTGA
- the ftsB gene encoding septum formation initiator: MRSPNWLFLILILMLAGLQYRLWVGNGSLAQVASLTQQIADQHAENDVLLERNRVMDAEVLELKKGMETVEERARHELGMVKDGETLYQLAQ; this comes from the coding sequence ATGCGCAGTCCTAACTGGTTGTTCCTGATCTTGATCCTGATGCTTGCGGGCCTGCAATATCGCCTGTGGGTTGGTAACGGGAGCCTTGCGCAAGTGGCCAGCCTGACTCAGCAGATCGCCGATCAGCATGCCGAGAACGACGTCTTGCTCGAACGCAACCGGGTGATGGACGCCGAAGTGCTTGAATTGAAAAAAGGTATGGAAACCGTCGAAGAACGTGCCCGTCATGAGCTGGGTATGGTCAAGGACGGCGAAACGCTTTATCAGTTGGCGCAATGA
- the ispD gene encoding 2-C-methyl-D-erythritol 4-phosphate cytidylyltransferase has protein sequence MKSTLPAFWAVIPAAGVGARMAADRPKQYLQLGGLTILEHSLLCFLDHPRLKGLVISLAVDDPYWPELPCALDSRIARVAGGKERADSVLNALLHLHAQGADDEDWVLVHDAARPNLARSDLDNLLAELADDPVGGLLAVPARDTLKRAGSDGRVSETVDRSQIWQAFTPQMFRLGALHRALADGLVSDVAITDEASAIEWSGQSPRLIEGRSDNIKVTRPEDLEWLRQRRSEFNR, from the coding sequence ATGAAGAGCACTCTTCCTGCCTTCTGGGCAGTGATCCCTGCCGCGGGTGTTGGTGCCCGTATGGCCGCAGACCGTCCCAAGCAGTATCTGCAATTGGGTGGCCTGACAATTCTTGAACACAGCCTGCTTTGCTTTCTTGATCACCCTCGTTTGAAGGGGCTGGTAATCAGTCTGGCTGTGGATGACCCTTACTGGCCTGAACTGCCTTGCGCGCTGGATTCGCGTATTGCGCGTGTTGCAGGTGGCAAGGAACGTGCGGACTCAGTGCTCAATGCGCTGCTGCATCTGCACGCACAAGGCGCTGATGATGAAGATTGGGTGCTGGTCCACGATGCTGCGCGACCCAATCTGGCCCGATCCGACCTGGATAATCTGCTGGCTGAGCTGGCCGACGATCCGGTCGGTGGTCTGTTGGCGGTGCCTGCCCGTGACACACTCAAGCGCGCTGGCAGTGATGGCCGGGTCAGCGAAACCGTTGATCGCAGCCAGATCTGGCAAGCCTTTACACCGCAAATGTTTCGCCTCGGCGCGCTACACCGGGCGTTGGCCGATGGATTGGTGTCGGATGTCGCGATCACCGACGAAGCTTCAGCCATTGAATGGTCGGGGCAGTCACCGCGCCTGATCGAAGGCCGCTCCGACAATATCAAGGTCACTCGGCCTGAAGATCTGGAGTGGTTGCGGCAGCGGCGTAGCGAGTTCAACCGCTAA
- the dmlR_1 gene encoding regulatory protein LysR: protein MYTNRWEGLDEFVAVAECGQFTAAAEKMGVSSSHISRQIARLEERLQARLLYRSTRRVALTEAGQTFLHHCQRLQDGREEALRAIGDLTSEPKGLLRMTCAVAYGERFIAPLVTRFMDLYPQIRVDIELSNQTLDMVQGLDLAIRLGRLQDSRLVATRLAPRRMYLCASPSYLERYGRPHSLSELSRHNCLIGSSDTWLLQQNGREFSQRVQGNWRCNSGQAVLDATLHGVGICQLPDYYVLEHLHNGALISLLETHQPPNAAVWALYPQQRHLSPKVRKLVDFLKEGLAMRDEYR from the coding sequence ATGTACACCAACCGCTGGGAAGGTCTGGATGAGTTTGTCGCCGTGGCTGAATGCGGGCAGTTCACCGCTGCGGCTGAAAAGATGGGCGTGTCCTCGTCACACATCAGCCGTCAGATCGCTCGCTTGGAGGAACGCCTCCAGGCTCGCTTGCTGTATCGCAGCACCCGGCGTGTGGCCCTGACCGAGGCCGGCCAGACATTTCTGCACCATTGCCAGCGCTTACAGGATGGCCGGGAAGAAGCACTGCGCGCCATCGGCGATCTGACCAGCGAGCCCAAAGGCTTGCTGCGCATGACCTGCGCGGTTGCCTATGGCGAGCGATTTATCGCGCCGCTGGTGACTCGGTTCATGGATTTGTACCCGCAGATCCGGGTGGATATCGAATTGAGTAACCAGACGCTGGATATGGTTCAGGGTCTGGATCTAGCGATTCGGCTAGGTCGATTGCAGGATTCCCGGCTGGTGGCCACCCGCCTGGCACCGCGCAGGATGTATCTTTGCGCGTCCCCCTCCTACCTTGAGCGTTACGGGCGGCCGCACAGTCTGTCGGAGTTGAGTCGCCACAATTGCCTGATCGGCAGCAGCGACACTTGGCTCCTCCAGCAGAATGGCCGTGAATTTTCCCAGCGGGTACAAGGCAACTGGCGGTGCAACAGCGGTCAAGCCGTGCTCGATGCGACGCTGCATGGCGTCGGGATTTGTCAGTTGCCGGACTATTACGTGCTGGAACACTTGCACAACGGGGCGTTGATCTCGCTGCTCGAAACCCATCAGCCGCCTAATGCGGCCGTGTGGGCGCTGTATCCGCAACAACGACACCTGTCGCCGAAAGTGCGCAAGCTGGTGGATTTTCTGAAAGAGGGGTTGGCGATGCGGGATGAGTATCGGTAG
- the adhC gene encoding alcohol dehydrogenase class III: protein MIKSRAAVAFAPNQPLQIVEVDVEAPKAGEVLIRTVASGVCHTDAYTLSGADSEGVFPCILGHEGGGIVEAIGEGVTSLAVGDHVIPLYTAECRECKFCLSGKTNLCQKVRATQGKGLMPDGTTRFSYNGEPVYHYMGCSTFSEYTVVPEISLAKIPKEAPLEKVCLLGCGVTTGIGAVLNTAKVEEGATVAIFGLGGIGLAAIIGAKMAKASRIIAIDINPAKFDVARELGATDFINPKDHEKPIQDVIVELTDGGVDYSFECIGNVNLMRAALECCHKGWGESVIIGVAPSGQEIATRPFQLVTGRVWRGSAFGGVRGRTELPSYVEKSQTGEIPLDTFITHTMGLEDINKAFDLMHEGKSIRTVIHF from the coding sequence ATGATCAAATCACGCGCTGCGGTTGCCTTTGCCCCTAACCAACCGCTGCAAATTGTCGAAGTCGACGTCGAAGCGCCAAAAGCTGGCGAAGTGTTGATTCGCACGGTCGCGTCCGGCGTGTGCCACACCGACGCCTACACCTTGTCCGGCGCCGATTCCGAAGGCGTATTCCCTTGCATTCTGGGCCATGAAGGCGGCGGCATTGTCGAAGCCATTGGCGAGGGCGTGACCTCCCTGGCGGTGGGCGACCACGTTATTCCGCTTTACACGGCCGAATGCCGCGAGTGCAAATTCTGCCTGTCGGGCAAAACCAACCTCTGCCAAAAAGTGCGCGCTACCCAAGGCAAAGGCCTGATGCCTGATGGCACGACCCGTTTCAGCTACAACGGTGAACCCGTTTACCACTACATGGGCTGCTCGACTTTCTCCGAGTACACCGTGGTGCCGGAAATTTCCCTGGCGAAGATCCCGAAAGAAGCTCCGCTGGAAAAGGTTTGCCTGCTCGGCTGTGGTGTCACCACCGGTATTGGTGCCGTGCTCAACACCGCCAAAGTGGAAGAGGGCGCGACGGTTGCCATCTTCGGTCTGGGTGGCATTGGCCTAGCAGCGATCATCGGCGCGAAAATGGCCAAGGCCTCGCGCATCATCGCCATCGACATCAACCCGGCGAAATTCGATGTGGCCCGCGAGCTGGGGGCTACCGACTTCATCAACCCCAAGGATCACGAAAAACCAATCCAGGACGTGATCGTTGAATTGACTGACGGCGGCGTGGATTACAGCTTCGAGTGCATCGGCAACGTCAACCTGATGCGTGCTGCGCTGGAATGCTGCCACAAGGGTTGGGGCGAGTCGGTGATCATTGGTGTGGCGCCGTCGGGTCAGGAAATTGCGACCCGTCCGTTCCAGCTGGTGACCGGTCGCGTCTGGCGCGGTTCGGCATTTGGCGGTGTGCGCGGTCGTACCGAGTTGCCTAGCTACGTGGAAAAATCGCAAACGGGCGAGATTCCGCTGGATACGTTCATCACCCATACCATGGGCCTGGAAGATATCAACAAGGCGTTTGACCTGATGCACGAAGGCAAAAGCATTCGCACCGTCATTCACTTCTGA
- the yeiG gene encoding carboxylesterase, whose amino-acid sequence MSLENISCQKSFGGWHKRYKHRSEVLGCDMVFAVYLPPQAELGGKLPVVYWLSGLTCTDENFMQKAAALRVAAELGLIIVAPDTSPRGPGVADDPDGAWDFGLGAGFYLNATQEPWAKHYRMHDYVVSELPALVEEHFSASQVRGISGHSMGGHGALVCALRNPGRYKSVSAFSPISNPMDCPWGQKAFSNYLGEERSRWREWDASVLIATASEKLPILVDQGDRDDFLVNQLKPETLVQAAKTAGHPLTLRMQPGYDHSYFFIASFIEDHLRHHGDALNG is encoded by the coding sequence ATGTCTCTTGAAAATATTTCCTGTCAGAAAAGCTTTGGTGGTTGGCACAAACGTTACAAGCACCGCTCCGAGGTGCTTGGCTGCGACATGGTGTTTGCTGTGTACCTGCCGCCGCAGGCGGAGCTGGGTGGCAAGTTGCCCGTTGTTTATTGGCTTTCAGGCTTGACCTGCACCGATGAGAACTTCATGCAGAAGGCCGCGGCACTGCGTGTCGCTGCTGAGCTTGGGCTGATTATCGTTGCGCCTGACACCAGTCCGCGTGGGCCTGGCGTGGCGGACGATCCCGACGGTGCATGGGATTTCGGCCTGGGTGCCGGGTTCTACCTCAACGCCACGCAGGAGCCTTGGGCCAAGCATTACCGGATGCACGATTACGTCGTCAGTGAGCTGCCCGCGTTGGTCGAAGAGCATTTCTCGGCCTCGCAGGTGCGCGGGATCAGCGGCCACTCCATGGGCGGGCACGGTGCTCTGGTCTGTGCGCTGCGTAATCCGGGGCGTTACAAATCCGTCTCGGCGTTTTCCCCGATCAGTAACCCGATGGATTGCCCATGGGGGCAGAAGGCGTTTTCCAATTATCTGGGCGAAGAACGTTCCCGCTGGCGTGAATGGGATGCCAGTGTCTTGATTGCCACGGCCAGCGAGAAACTGCCGATTCTGGTGGATCAGGGTGATCGTGATGATTTTCTGGTCAATCAGCTCAAGCCCGAAACTCTGGTTCAGGCCGCTAAAACAGCAGGTCACCCCCTGACTTTGCGTATGCAGCCGGGTTACGACCACAGCTATTTCTTCATTGCCAGCTTCATCGAGGATCACCTTCGTCATCATGGCGACGCCTTGAACGGTTAA
- the ispF gene encoding 2-C-methyl-D-erythritol 2,4-cyclodiphosphate synthase, with amino-acid sequence MRIGHGYDVHRFAEGDYITLGGVRIAHGFGLLAHSDGDVVLHALSDALLGAAALGDIGKHFPDTDPQFKGADSRVLLRHVLALVQSKGWKVGNVDATIVAQAPKMAPHIESMRALIAEDLQVELDQVNVKATTTEKLGFVGREEGIAVHAVALLLSA; translated from the coding sequence ATGCGTATTGGCCATGGCTATGATGTGCACCGTTTCGCTGAAGGCGATTACATCACCTTGGGCGGCGTGCGGATTGCGCACGGTTTCGGCCTGTTGGCCCATTCTGATGGCGACGTCGTGCTGCACGCCTTGAGCGATGCATTGCTCGGTGCTGCTGCATTAGGCGATATCGGCAAACACTTCCCGGACACCGATCCGCAATTCAAGGGTGCTGACAGCCGCGTATTGCTGCGCCATGTGCTGGCGCTGGTGCAGAGCAAAGGCTGGAAGGTGGGTAACGTTGACGCGACGATTGTTGCCCAGGCGCCGAAGATGGCCCCTCACATCGAGTCCATGCGCGCGTTGATCGCCGAGGACCTGCAGGTCGAGCTGGATCAAGTGAACGTCAAAGCCACCACTACTGAAAAGCTGGGCTTCGTGGGCCGTGAAGAAGGCATTGCCGTTCACGCCGTCGCGCTGTTGCTGTCCGCATGA
- the truD gene encoding tRNA pseudouridine synthase D, translating to MTESELLGPCAYGVALGSAVLKATAEDFQVDEVLDIPLSGDGEHLWLWVEKRGLNTEEAARRLARAAGVQLRTVSYAGLKDRQALTRQWFSIQLPGKADPDMSAAENETLKILNSTRHKRKLQRGAHAANGFTLRLTQLNADKDALQARLESIAKAGIPNYFGAQRFGYEGGNLGEARDYASRQALPEQRAVRSRLLSTARSYLFNQVLAARVADGSWQQAQVGDLLAFTDSRSFFPAGIEECSDPRLAILDLHPTGPQWGAGQSPASGATATLENEVAERESALRDWLTRAGMEHERRILRLPIGGLTWHYPEPDILQLEFVLPPGCFATALVRELVDLVPVGQTDSPCVF from the coding sequence ATGACCGAATCCGAACTGCTGGGCCCGTGCGCGTATGGCGTTGCACTGGGCAGTGCCGTGCTCAAGGCCACCGCTGAAGATTTCCAGGTCGATGAAGTGCTCGACATTCCATTGTCCGGCGATGGCGAGCACCTGTGGTTGTGGGTCGAGAAACGTGGCCTCAACACCGAAGAAGCTGCCCGCCGTCTGGCCCGCGCCGCAGGCGTGCAGCTTCGCACGGTCAGTTACGCAGGCCTGAAAGATCGTCAGGCATTGACCCGTCAGTGGTTCAGCATTCAGCTGCCAGGCAAGGCCGATCCCGATATGTCGGCGGCTGAAAATGAAACCCTGAAGATTCTCAACAGCACTCGCCACAAGCGCAAATTGCAACGCGGTGCTCATGCAGCAAACGGCTTCACCTTGCGCCTGACGCAGCTCAACGCCGACAAGGACGCCCTGCAGGCGCGTCTGGAGTCGATTGCCAAGGCTGGTATCCCGAATTATTTCGGTGCCCAGCGTTTCGGCTATGAAGGCGGGAACCTCGGTGAGGCGCGTGACTATGCTTCGCGTCAGGCATTGCCGGAACAGCGCGCGGTGCGTTCGCGCCTGTTGTCCACGGCGCGCAGCTACCTGTTCAATCAGGTGCTGGCAGCGCGTGTGGCGGACGGCAGCTGGCAACAGGCTCAGGTCGGCGATCTGCTGGCATTCACCGACAGCCGCAGTTTTTTTCCGGCTGGCATCGAGGAGTGCAGCGACCCACGGCTGGCGATTCTTGACCTGCACCCCACGGGTCCGCAGTGGGGGGCAGGCCAATCGCCAGCCTCTGGAGCGACTGCTACCCTGGAAAATGAGGTCGCCGAACGCGAATCTGCACTGCGTGACTGGCTGACAAGAGCGGGAATGGAACACGAACGTCGCATCCTGCGTCTGCCCATTGGCGGGTTGACGTGGCATTATCCCGAGCCTGACATTCTGCAACTGGAATTCGTCCTTCCGCCCGGATGCTTCGCCACTGCTTTGGTACGCGAACTCGTTGATCTGGTGCCGGTTGGGCAGACGGACAGCCCATGCGTATTCTGA
- the surE gene encoding stationary phase survival protein SurE → MRILISNDDGVTAPGLAALYAALADYAECVVIAPDQDKSGASSSLTLDRPLHPHALPNGFISVNGTPTDCVHLGLNGLLDVQPDMVVSGINLGANLGDDVLYSGTVAAALEGRFLERPSFAFSFLSRQPDNLATAAHYARLLVEAHEQLDLPPRTVLNVNIPNLPLDHIRGIQLTRLGHRARAAAPIKVVDPRGRAGYWIAAAGDAEDGGAGTDFHAVMQGYVSITPLQLDRTYQSGFNSLNTWLEGLAT, encoded by the coding sequence ATGCGTATTCTGATTTCAAACGATGACGGGGTCACCGCACCTGGTCTTGCCGCGCTCTATGCGGCACTGGCCGATTACGCCGAGTGCGTGGTGATCGCCCCCGACCAAGACAAAAGCGGCGCCAGCAGCTCGCTGACGCTCGACCGTCCTTTGCATCCCCATGCATTGCCTAACGGTTTCATCAGCGTCAACGGCACGCCCACTGACTGTGTGCACCTGGGCTTGAACGGGCTGCTCGACGTCCAACCGGACATGGTGGTCTCGGGGATCAACCTGGGCGCCAATCTGGGTGATGACGTGCTGTATTCGGGCACCGTGGCTGCGGCGCTGGAAGGCCGGTTTCTTGAACGGCCGTCATTTGCCTTTTCGTTTCTGTCCCGCCAGCCGGACAACCTGGCGACGGCTGCGCATTACGCGCGTCTGCTGGTTGAGGCGCATGAGCAGCTTGATCTGCCCCCGCGCACGGTATTGAACGTCAATATCCCGAACCTGCCGCTGGATCATATTCGCGGCATTCAGCTGACCCGTCTTGGCCATCGTGCCAGGGCTGCGGCGCCGATCAAGGTCGTGGACCCACGTGGGCGCGCCGGTTACTGGATTGCAGCAGCGGGCGATGCCGAAGACGGCGGAGCCGGTACGGATTTCCATGCGGTGATGCAGGGTTATGTCTCGATTACCCCACTGCAACTGGACCGCACTTACCAAAGCGGATTTAACAGCCTGAACACTTGGCTGGAGGGGCTCGCCACATGA